From the genome of Synergistaceae bacterium, one region includes:
- a CDS encoding HAD-IA family hydrolase codes for MTCLEIWATVYDANEGDSYMIKLMVFDHDMTIVDSSYAIMEGFNSVARHEGLPEVSHDLTMKYIATPIPTFCEGLLGEYRPEWIKLYREYSVTLERELIKPFPDTIETLQNLRAKNIKLAVISNREHPSKVLERTGLAKYFDVIVGALEPYGRLEYKPNPAMMNKLLSDLNISPDETIYIGDSDIDIVFAMNAGVRSVGITTGNFTAEDFNLMGTWRVINSLSELNAIQE; via the coding sequence ATGACGTGCTTAGAAATATGGGCAACAGTTTACGACGCTAACGAGGGAGACTCTTACATGATTAAATTAATGGTATTCGACCACGATATGACAATAGTAGACTCAAGTTATGCCATTATGGAAGGCTTTAACAGTGTAGCGCGTCATGAAGGTTTGCCGGAAGTCTCGCACGATCTCACGATGAAATATATTGCTACACCTATCCCGACATTTTGCGAGGGCTTACTCGGTGAATATCGTCCAGAATGGATAAAATTATATCGTGAATACAGCGTAACTCTTGAGCGCGAATTAATAAAGCCTTTCCCGGACACAATAGAGACTCTGCAAAATTTACGCGCAAAAAATATCAAACTTGCAGTAATTTCTAATCGCGAACATCCCAGCAAAGTTTTAGAGCGCACCGGGCTGGCTAAATATTTTGATGTCATTGTAGGAGCGTTAGAACCTTACGGAAGACTCGAATACAAGCCTAATCCCGCAATGATGAATAAATTATTATCAGATTTAAATATAAGTCCTGACGAAACGATTTATATAGGCGACTCAGATATTGATATAGTTTTCGCTATGAATGCAGGAGTCCGCAGCGTAGGAATTACAACGGGAAATTTTACGGCTGAAGATTTTAATTTAATGGGAACTTGGCGCGTAATAAATTCATTGAGTGAGCTTAATGCAATACAAGAATAG
- a CDS encoding thioredoxin domain-containing protein translates to MQYKNSLLQELGPLSAYGEYTEQALQAQAAKKFVPVNHLAGELSPYLQAHAKNLIGWYTWGAEAFNDAKREDRPIFLSIGYYSSHWCSVMERDCFNDPEVAGFMNDTCIPVKVDREERPDLDNLYMEICRIQNGSAGWPLNIFMTPEGWPFFCTTWLPKRTRGQVPGMTEILPRIKWLWHMQRDDCERTANDLRELVNEKFNLRSGGKIRRYTAFEALDQMRKSFDIRFGGFNHMPKYPEINKLIFLLRMAADENASKRDKSDAFTMVDITLRRMWRGGIHDHLGGGFALYSTDERWHVPHFEKLLCDQAMILLAASLAQEQNANSFHRLIAEDIIFCMGKYFSDNASYSQGFKSAINSDNKDGEGRYYMWTEDEIKASLPEGLAGLFSAAYGVLPGGNFGSELAGTQIGENILYEASTVSELARRYGLKGAEVAQNISECRRILLESRDKRQLLTDDKILMDWNGLIIGALSRASCAFDQPEWKDLAERTALFCVKTFADKSGKWSRRWIAGKTGIDANAADYVYLLWGIMELYKAAKKFNAGEKQLNDWLKNAQNLADSLIKNFWDEKNGGLFLMNDSNISMRMKSGQDINNLPSANAFAITALNELAHALEDKNYSDYAAKIISCFAREAALNPLNYISLINAGLDFTPFKPVKKEEPVKVIPTDEELNREEEPEIKPDDKKESKSADKPNRTERRTRRTERSQAHRPERRTRRER, encoded by the coding sequence ATGCAATACAAGAATAGTTTATTACAAGAGTTAGGCCCGTTATCAGCATACGGGGAATATACAGAACAGGCTTTACAGGCACAGGCGGCGAAAAAATTTGTTCCCGTCAATCACTTGGCCGGAGAGTTAAGCCCATACTTGCAGGCACACGCAAAAAATTTAATCGGCTGGTACACTTGGGGCGCAGAAGCATTCAACGACGCAAAACGCGAGGACAGACCAATATTTTTATCGATTGGGTATTACTCGTCTCATTGGTGCAGTGTTATGGAGCGAGACTGCTTTAACGATCCTGAAGTAGCCGGCTTCATGAATGATACTTGTATTCCCGTAAAAGTTGACAGAGAAGAACGCCCAGACTTAGATAATTTATATATGGAAATCTGCCGGATTCAAAATGGTTCAGCAGGTTGGCCGCTAAATATTTTCATGACTCCTGAGGGCTGGCCGTTTTTCTGTACGACTTGGCTTCCCAAACGAACGCGCGGACAAGTTCCCGGAATGACTGAAATTTTACCGCGAATAAAATGGCTTTGGCACATGCAGCGCGATGACTGCGAAAGAACAGCTAATGATTTGCGCGAACTCGTGAATGAAAAATTTAATTTGCGCTCAGGAGGTAAAATCAGGCGTTACACAGCGTTTGAAGCTCTTGACCAGATGAGAAAAAGTTTTGATATTAGATTCGGAGGGTTTAATCACATGCCCAAATATCCGGAAATCAATAAATTAATTTTTCTGCTGAGAATGGCCGCAGACGAGAACGCAAGCAAACGGGACAAATCAGACGCTTTCACAATGGTAGATATAACTTTGCGGAGAATGTGGCGCGGGGGGATTCATGACCATTTAGGCGGAGGCTTTGCGCTTTATTCGACTGATGAACGCTGGCACGTCCCGCACTTTGAAAAATTATTATGCGATCAAGCGATGATTTTATTAGCTGCCTCACTTGCTCAGGAACAGAACGCTAATTCATTTCACAGGTTAATTGCGGAAGATATAATTTTTTGCATGGGAAAATATTTTTCTGACAATGCCTCATATTCGCAGGGTTTCAAGAGCGCGATTAATTCCGACAATAAAGACGGTGAAGGGCGTTATTACATGTGGACGGAAGACGAAATAAAAGCTAGTTTGCCTGAAGGACTCGCGGGTTTATTTTCTGCTGCTTACGGAGTATTACCGGGCGGAAATTTCGGTTCAGAGCTGGCCGGGACTCAAATCGGCGAAAATATTTTATACGAGGCTTCAACGGTGAGCGAGCTTGCAAGACGTTACGGACTCAAGGGTGCGGAAGTTGCGCAAAATATTTCGGAGTGCAGGAGAATTTTATTAGAGTCTCGCGATAAAAGGCAGCTTTTGACGGACGATAAAATTTTAATGGACTGGAACGGACTAATAATCGGAGCTTTAAGCCGCGCAAGTTGTGCATTTGACCAGCCGGAATGGAAAGATTTAGCAGAGAGAACAGCATTATTTTGCGTGAAAACTTTTGCTGATAAGTCGGGAAAATGGTCGCGCAGATGGATAGCAGGCAAAACCGGAATTGACGCAAACGCCGCTGATTACGTTTATTTATTATGGGGCATTATGGAACTCTACAAGGCCGCAAAAAAATTCAACGCAGGCGAGAAACAATTAAATGATTGGCTCAAGAACGCGCAGAATCTAGCAGACTCGTTGATAAAAAATTTCTGGGACGAGAAAAACGGCGGTTTATTCCTGATGAATGACTCAAATATTTCAATGCGCATGAAGTCGGGTCAAGACATAAATAATTTGCCGAGCGCTAATGCATTTGCTATTACTGCATTGAATGAACTTGCACACGCCTTAGAAGATAAAAATTACAGCGATTATGCAGCAAAAATAATTTCATGTTTTGCCCGTGAAGCTGCATTGAATCCGTTAAATTATATTTCGCTAATAAATGCCGGACTTGATTTCACACCGTTTAAGCCAGTCAAGAAAGAAGAGCCGGTTAAAGTTATTCCGACTGATGAAGAGCTTAACAGAGAGGAAGAGCCGGAAATTAAGCCCGATGACAAGAAAGAATCTAAATCCGCCGATAAACCTAACAGGACAGAGCGCAGGACGAGACGCACAGAACGTTCGCAAGCTCATAGACCTGAAAGACGGACTCGGCGCGAAAGATAG